tctgtcttttccacaCGCAGTACAGACCACAGGCTTTCTCTGCAGTCTCTAATCTTcgaatttgaatataaaaatgcgttgtaaatcacacacagacacatagacacacacatctgcctCATTTTGTTTGCTTTGCAGAAATTTGGGCCTTAAACAGACGATTCTTGTCGTCATCAGAACCAAAGACAGTGAATTAAAATGGATGTtgagtctccacttcctcccattcgCACAAAGATGAACCCATAATGTCTCGATCACGATTCTGTCAGTCAGAGTCTGCAGGCGTCATTGTGACGTGGAGGCTTGGTCTCAAAGTCCAGATGATGCACGGGCTCGACCAATCGTGGATCAGTTTCAATTAGGACGTTGCAGCCCACAGAGAAAAAACGTCCGTCGATCAATTATCTGTTGAAAAACGATTCATAAATCCTCCCTCTTCAGTCCTGACGTGTTTTTGTGATGTCGTGTGAGCGGGAGAGGATCAGTGTTCCTcgaaaagagaaacagaactGAAAGCTGCAGAGCATGTTCttataaattgattattttcttttacatcaaAGCTTCCAGGAAGCTGCAGATGTAAAATAAACTCCGTCCCTCGGCTGCGGGGAATTTAATTTGTTGtggggaaggaaaaaaaacagatttataaGATTTGAGCAGCAAGTTTTATGTCGAGCATTAGTTTCCTCCAAGGAGAACGTCTGGACTCCATGTTTCACTTTTAAGAGAAGCGCACACACATCcactcatacattttttattgctCGGAGAAGGGCACCAGACAAGTGAATGTTCCCTTCATATTTCCCCGTGGACAAATGCCCGGGtgtgttatttatgtgtatCGGCCGTGTGTCCAGTCGTCTGTGCAGTGATCTAAATGGCTTCAGTGCCGACCGGGGGTCACGGGCTGAGTACCGACCAGATATCTGCTCCGTCCCCCCGGTCTCTGCTCTGCACGGCGCCTCACATGTGAACAACTCCCCACGCGTTCACTCACTCGACCCGCCGCCTCATGACCTGCCTGACTGAGCGGGAGAGGGAACGCAAAAGTGCTGGTTTCATGCAAATGAGAGTGGGATCTGCTCCCATATGTATAAATAGCGTGACTCAATGTTGAGTCAATGTATGTTTAGATAGGAAGCCGGTGTTCTCCACCTTGTTAACCTTGTTTTAGAGGCGATACGCACATTTCTTTGAGGATTGTGTTGCTCCTGATGGACTTGCGACCTCAGTACCTCAGCTTTGTGATGATAATGTACTTACAGTTGTGCATTGCCTGGAagagaaaacataaaaccataaaaatacTGGGTGTTTCTGGGCGAGTTTGAATGTTCACGGCCTTCTCCTTGAAGCTACAAGTGTTTTCAAATCTCATCCCGAGCTACCAGAGCATAGAAAGTCTGAGCAGCGGTTTAAAAAAGCCTCAAATTATCTTTTCTATCGTGATAAAACCCAGCAAATCTTCAGTTTGTGAACGTACAACCTGTAAATCTACTACACAGGTTTGTTCTGGCTGTTTCTCGCCGTCTGGTTGGACCGATAGAAGTGTGATGTCCTGAGTGTGTGAGCCATCTGTAATCAGGAGTAGTGAGAAACGCTGTTTATTTCAGAGTATTAACATGAATGACCGTGTTAATGATGACGAGCAGTCGATATATCGTGGGATGTCTGCTCGGTGCCGGTGGACGACGGCTGCTGATGCTGCGGGACGTGTCCCCGGCTGCGCAGCCGAACGCCACAGGACGCCGTCAAAGTGTCGTttattctgcttgtgtgtgggaaaaaaaaagacaaaagaaatgaaGTCAGCGAACCTGCCTTCAGGACATGTCAGcagtttgcttgtgtgtgtctgtgcgtgtgtgtctgtgcgtgtgtgttttttggagcCATGGCAACTAGAGTCACCACCTACTAATATTTTAGGTTGTCTTACATAATTGTCTGTCTTTGTCAAAGCAGAGAGGATTTTTCAGGACAGGAggcactgggggggggggggggatgtatgTTCGCAGCCCCGGGCTCTGCACCGCGCCGCTGACTTGACCATTGTGTCGTCTTAAGACAGATTTACAGCCTCATCAGCTGCATtttccaacccccccccctcctccttcactcaAATCTAAAAACCCAAGAATCCTCTGAAGATGACTCAATACTCTTTTGATCCTcttctcttttagctctgtgcctttttctttctttctttcttggcAAGAAGGGAAGATGTTGTTCTCACTCAGAGTCAAGACAGTGAGTGAGAGATGCAAAGAAAACTGGGAAGATGAGAGAAGTATTTGAACAAGGGTCAAAAAACACCTGATGGAGAAATGACCCAGGATTGTGCAGCAGGTTTCTGGTCCATGATGAAACCTGAATGTCTGATTTGAGCCTTTCACAGTCACAGTGTTGATGTTTGTCCacatgaaaaccttttattttacagaacaagcgatgcagaaaagatgttgATGTTTATTTGCAGTCTGGCCTTTGATTTTTCACTTTACTTATCTTCCTTCTTGCCCGTGTGTCCACAGGCGGAGCGCAGCGGCTGTGATGTCAACATCCTCAGCATCCCGGTGCCCATGCGTCGCGGCGGCTCCGAGTCCAACCTGGACGTGGTGGACAGCCTCTGCGATGACGGAGTGGGACTGGACTTCACCAAGGGAGCGCTGGGTATCGACAGCCTGCAGCAGAAGACCCTCAAGGTCAGAGGAGACGTAACTCACCTCCAGCGCAGTGTCTCTGTGAATTCACTGTGTTTGACTTGCGGAGCAGCGTGAACACGGGAGGAGAAGATTAAATCCCCTCAGCTCAGTTCGCTGGAAATTCCTTTAAACAGTAATGAGGCAATTCCCATTAAATGTCATAAACGTTTGAAATGAATTagttgaaataatgaaaagttGTGCTCCACCACATCTTGTGATTCTTTTTCATCAACGTCCTAATCGTCTAATCGTTTCTTTTAACAAGTTGTAGATACGCTTCTCAGAGTGGAGTTAGTCCCACCAGAGGAGGATGAGGCTTCAGCccagtttagtttagtttgattACTTTGGGGCTTTATCTCGAGTTTTGGGGCAGAAACAGGAACCTGATGACGAGATAATAAACAGTTCATTTAATGAAGTGCTGCCCCCAGTGAGTAATACATATAAAGTGataaacagaaagtaaaacaattgtaataaaacaattaacaattgtttatttttcttgataTTGCTCCCAACAAGGCTCCTTAAGACAAcgatactttatttatttgactttaaaataaacaacttcaaatgttttatatatggTGAAGAAATGCAGTATTTAGAAACTTTGATTAGatgatatatattttcttttcttctgtcgTCCTCCCTTCAGGTGACGGAGCAGATTAAGGTGGAGCAGGCGGCTCGGGACCAGAATGTGGCCGAGTACCTGAAGCTGGTGAACAACGCCGACAAGCAGCAGGTGTCTCGTATCCGCCAGGTCTTCGAGAAGAAGAACCAGAAGTCGGCGCACAACATCGCCCGGctgcagaggaagctggagcagTACCACCGCCGCATGAAGGACAGCGAGACCAACGGCAAGCACAGCCACAAGGACGGCAGCGGCAAGGAGTCCGGGActcacagcaaggagggcagcCTGCGGGACGTCAGCGCCACCGGGCGACACCCGGCGCTGGATAAGGTGAAGACGATCGGGCCCGGTGTGTCGCTCTCGCCGCCGTTCTTCTTCAACAAGTCCCGGGAGTTTGCCAACCTCATCAGGAACAAGTTTGGCAGCGCCGACAACATCGCCCACCTCAAGAGCTCCATGGAGGCGGGGTCAGGGCTGCAGGTGGACAGCGCGTCGAGGGGGTTGAGCGGCAGCGCCAACACCGTAGCCAAGGCGAGCAAGTACCAGAGCGACGACGAGTGCTCCACCGGGACGTCGGCATCCGCTGACTCTAACGGGAACCCAGGAGGGGGCTCGATGGCCGGGTCCGGGGGTCCTGGGAGGTCAGACTCTAACGGGCGTCTGGGGGAGGTGCTGGACATGGTGCGTGAGATCAGGGATGCGCAGGGACAGTTGGCCGAGGAGATGGAGACGATGAACACACAGTTCAAACGAGACTATGGCTACTTCACACAGGTGCTGCAGGAGGAACGATACAGGTGAGTGAAGAGCACACGGGGTTTGAGATGTTTTTCACCTTAGGGAATCGAACCCCTCACCTGTGGCAGCCAGTGCTCACAGACTTAGAGCCACTTAGAAGAATCATCTGTGAAAAACAGCGGATTTGTACAAGTCTGGTTTCATCTGTGGCCACAAGGGTCCAATCTGTcatcagaaacaaaaacagacacacaaaatataaaaaatcaaacacaattaATTTATTCTTCTTGTGCTTTggctaaaaacaaataaataatatgaattgACCAGGAGGGGCTCTATGTTTGTTGTgtcctgtttgtctctgcagctgcactgtacaaaaacacaataatccaATCAGCGCCCCCTGCAGTAACGCTCACAACTGGGTAAATTGGGTTTGCACATCAGCTGCTGATCTTACAAGAGCTTTTGACAGTTTTATGGGGGAACATGACTATCAGCTTTTGTCTCCTAAAAATAGATGGCGGAGCTTACACACAAATCCCCGGACTGTTGCTAAGTCAACCGAgggcaaatgtttttttcagcagCTCCGGAGCAGTAGTAGATAAACTGCTGCACTcacccacacatgcactcaaTTATGCATTGTTTCTTACTCCGTCTTTGGCGCTCGGCCTCCACCCACTctacatgtttctgtgtgtgtgcccgtCGTCAGGTGTGAGCGGCTGGAGGACCAGTTAAATGACCTGACGGAGCTGCACCAGAATGAGACCAGTAACCTGAAGCAGGAGCTGGCGAGCATTGAGGAGAAGGTGGCGTATCAGGCCTACGAGAGGGCCCGGGACATACAGGTAATGTGTGATGTTCAGACGCTCAGTTTACAGTCAATACGAGAAGATGTTATTTACTAAAACCTCATACCTGGACTCTTCTGTTTCTCAGTTTTGATTTCAGACGACACTGAGGTGTCTTTATTTGGAGGAATCCTTTAGTTTTAGTCAGTTCCAACTCGGCCTACTGCTGCATATGATTTGCATTATTTTTAAtacaacaacagaacaaagcAGTGCTGGTCACCAGGGGAAAGTTTCTATGGTTACTTTTACGAggagagaataaataaaacaattctaATTATAATGTACATTTCTGGAACCACTCTTCATCGTCCATGTCATTGTTCTTACCTACTTGAATTATTACTTGCAGCAAGTTTATAAAAAGGATTAAAGTATGAACCGTGAAATACCTCATCACGAATTAAATACTTTGAGGTTTCAGACTGTTAGTTTGGAAAGAACAAGAAATTATCAAGTTATCAATTTGGGCTCTGGGATGTTTGTACATCTTACatgcctttctctctctcaaataaaaaaaatatttgtctgGTCCGGTCCGGCAAATTAAAAGTTTATATAATCAACTATCAATCTAAAACAAACCAATTTACAAAACAGTGAGAGAAGGTTTGGTGTCTCACACCAGAGCCACAGAGATGCTTCCAGTATCTAATCACTTCTGATGTGATTCACTCCTCCTCTTAATTTCTAATGGAGCTGATTCAATTCAAATCTAATTAACTTTACTGCCTGTCCCAGTATTCCCATAATCGTAAAcattgtgtgcttgtttgtgtgtctgtgtgtgtgtgtgtctgtgtgtgtgtgtgtgtgcgtgcaggagGTCCTGGAGTCGTGTCAGACCCGCGTGTCGAAGctcgagctgcagcagcagcagcagcaacagacgGTGCAGCTGGAACACACCGAtgccaaagtgctgctgggCAAGTGCATCAACATCATGCTGGCCATCGTCACCGTCATCCTGGTGTGCGTCTCCACGGCGGCCAAGTTCACCGCCCCGCTGCTGCGTAGCCGCCTCCACTTGGCGCTCACCTGCGTGGGCGTCTCCGTGTTAGCGCTGCTGTGGAAGAACTGGGAACATTTGCAGGGCGCGATGGAGCGGGTGCTGCTGCCGCACTGAGCCGAGCGGACGAGTGAGAGCAGATAACTTTCGTCCGAACCCCGGGTCCAGGTCTCCAGGTGGCGTGTTGTCACGGCAACACAGAAACTGGGGAGGAGTTTACATGTAGCCTTACACCAGCCATACAGCTCCCCAGCGAACCTGTGGGCTCCATGGTGACTCGATTCATGGCTTTGTGCTTTGCATGTCTCAGTGGGGTCCGCACACAGCGACTGATTCCaaccaacaacacacagatgtaAGCTGATATGACAACTGAGCAGACGTGTGacgaccaaacacacacacacacggcacaaAGCTGCAGCGACAGTGAATCACTATAGAGACGAGAATAGGATAAATAAGCTGGAAATGATTGGACGCGAGTCCAGTTGTCGGGTTCTGGGTCAGACCTGATAtcaacatccgtcctgagagatctgatcacaagctCGATATGCAAAACACACGTTCGTCATTTCTGTTCACGAAGACCAAACTATGTTTTTACACGAGTctacagatgtgtccgatgtcAACATGTTTGTCTGAGTGTTGGTGCGAGAGAGAAATAGGAGATTAAAAATACATAGAAatcattttgtgttgtgttgtggccacaaacaaaaGCGATGTGTGATCACTGAGATGCGTGAAACTACTTCAATTTATCGTGAAAATGTGGCAGGCGTTCATGCAACACAACGAGAAGAGCATGCGTCCAAGACGACCTCGGAACGTGGTCCCAGTGATCGGCTCCCTGGAAGCATCACGACCCGTTGAGATCCCTCAGGACGGAGGTTGACACCAGGTTTGATCGGGTTCTTAAACAGGATCAAAAAAGCTGGAAATCGATCACATGTGAGTCTTCTGGTTACCAGGCGGTTCTCAGTCGCAGCAACCGACGCTAAAGTCTGAATCTAAACAAATGGGCTTTTATTGCGGGCGTGGAAATATGGAGATTATATCCCGACCATAAAGGAAACCGCCTCACGCTGCTGAACAAACACTGGCTGTGTGTTCGCCAGCAGATCCAGTTTTCTTCTCGTGCACcagctgtcacacagacacatccaccTGAAGGTtgatttatatgtgtgtgtgtgtctgtgtgtttgtgtgtatttatgtgatGCTTTTCTCGTCAGTGTCTCGTTGAAAAAGAATATTTCAAAGCCTTGGGTCCACATTGTTTttaactgtgtctgtctgagtttgtacgtctgtgttttcctgctcgtgtgtgtctgtaactgtgtgtttgtttttaaaggaaaagttcaacattttgagGAATTGATTTCCTTCTTAAATCCACGTCCAAAATATGAAGCGAGAGCCGTTTAGCAAGGAAACAGTTAATCAGACTctgacagaagaaaacataaaatacaccTACCAGCCCCTGCAGAGCTCAGCCAAAGTCATGACGTCACTTTGTGTTTACTTCCCATAATCAGGGACAGGTTGACTTCCCATAAAAAATCACGGACACTCAACTTGAAGCCTCCAACGTTGTGTTCTTATGTGAAATTAGTTTGCCACTAAAGATGTTAATGACATTAAAGCTAGGGTCGGTAATCCTGGAATAGTAAATCGTAAGAGCAGGCTGCACTTTGAAAAGATGCAGCTAATCCATCCAAACTTTAGTTAATttagttaattaattaaaagatGCTGGTAGGTGGATTTTAATGCCTGTGAATATCAAATTGTTCCTTGAGAGGAAATCTGATGAGCGGCCTCCAGACGAGTTGTTTTGAAAGTTTCCTTCatgtaaaatctgttttatgtttttcgAGGTAAAGATAAATTCTCAAAGCGATTTGAGGGAAACAATAGAAAGTTAACTCGTTTTCCAAAGACGGCGGCTTCGCATGTTGACTGAGAGGAAGAGTTTTCACTGTAGGAAGCAGCTCGGACATTTAACAGGAGAAGAGAAGCATCCGAGATTCCTCCTCTACGATCAGAGAGAAACTCTCTGAGCATGTTTGACTCCGGATTTTACTAAACTGCCTTTTTTTAACGAGGTTGAACAGAACAAATGAACATGTGTGAAGccttgtgttgctgttgtgctgCGTTCAGGCTCGTTGGGAACAACAGACGCTCGAAGTCCCGACTTGAAAAGATTTCCACCTGTTGAAACTTCTTTTTAAACCATGAAAGAGACCGGGATTGATTTCCGTTGTGACTTAGTAGAACGACTCTGGTTCCAGAAGTTAAATTATCATTAGTTTTCTAGAAAACCAGGTCAACCAGTCTTAAAGCTTGTGGTCTACattggatggttaaaatattatggctgatattCAACGTCTAAAGAGAAACTTAATGGGATTTTTTTACTTCCTGGACCAcagtgttgatgttgatgtttgaaacaagcagagaaaaacCTGCCATCTTATTCTAACACACAAGAAATAATTTAAACCTGAAACGAGGACGTTTGTTTTCACATAGAAAAACCCGATCCAGTGATCAGATGCCAATAAATccgtgtctctgtctgttttcccCCGTGTGTCCTGAACGCAGCATCacagactgaactgaaccaTGTAGCTCCACGCTCCCGGTGACCCTCCATCActgggatgatgatgatgacgggTCCAAATGGGACTGATGCCTTTTCAATGCAGCTTATGTCGTCTACTGTGTAACTCTGTTTTGTCATCGTGTATCTGTTTAAACAAAAAGAGCCAAATATGGAGATTTTAAAGGCACATTAgcctttttaattaattaacacTGTTTTCTTACAATTAGTCCTTAATATGTTTTCTTCTAATCGGCCCGAACACtacttctctctgctctttgtgAGAAACGCACCTTCTCTGCAGAATCTGTATTTTAAGTCCataatgtgtattttcacatttctgtctATTCCATGTGCTTTAGTTTCTAGTTATTAGTTTTCCatgacattatttttttttcaaatgacaaaataaatctttgtttttgtaagaTTGCGCCTGTTTCCCATTGTTGCCTTGTTATTCTGCACGTCTCATCCATTATACAGCTCTGGAGCCTTCAGGGATGATGTGTTGTAAAGATCAAATCGCTCCGAGCATCAGAAGGAATTcatacatacaaaacatatGTAAATAACAGCACGGTGCACTGTATAATACAAATTATACtcaattttactttaaaatcgAATTACAGACGCAAATGACTGCCACTTAGTGTGTTTTCTCTAGTATTTAAAAGAATATCGGCTATATTCATGTTTCACTTAGGTCATATTATTCTGTGCTCAAGAATTATTTGCTGTCCACTGTTATAATGTACAGTAATAAGTATCTAAAAGATTCTGTGGCACCTTTCAAAGTGCGTAATACACAAAACAGAAGAGGTAGTAAGAGAAGATATGAAAGAGACATGAGGCAAAATCAAATAGAGGGAAGTTAAATGgtacataataatgataataataataaaatagaatagaatagaatcaGATACAAACAGAATTCGTTGTGCAGTGTGAGATTTGGACAAAACTGTTATCCAGTTTTTGTTCATCTGCATAAAACAAACCTGAGAGCatagtgacacctagtggtcaGATGTGAACagttctttaaaatgtttttgagaTATTGTTCTATAATAATATTCCCTCACATCGcattaaaaaagcttttttaaaccattttattattattataatgttgaTTCTTTATGAAAATCATGTCtgttaacacacagacaaaagcaGGAAAGATGActggaatgtttttttgtgatattCTGTTCctgaatattatatattgtataatttaaacaaagaaaaaatgtattaataagcAATTGAGAGAATTTTAttcaataaaactttaataaaacaatgagaTTATAATAAATTAGTGTTTTCTCCTCCCCACCGATAGAGGGCGCTGGTGGTGGACCTCGTTGTTGTTTTGGCGCAAACCGGAAACCGCCACAACTGTCCATCCTGTGAGGAGCTGAAGACGAAGCTAAGAATGGATCCCGGTGATTTATTTTAAACCCGAAACATCCGCAGGAGCGAGTTCATGAATCAGGATCTGAACGTTTTTACTCGCGAACGCGGACAAACGTTGAAGAAGAGGCCGCGCAGGGATGTTAGCGGTGCTGCGGCTAACAGGGGCTAGCACCAGGGTTAGCATCAGTGTTAGCATCAGTGTTAGCATCACGGacgttgtgttttcagtctgaatAAATCCGCgttaaagttgttttgtttttttttaatccactttTTGTTCTAAATGGAcgaacacaaagaaaacatcaacacCAAGGACGTGAACGTGAAGATGTCCGCGACgagagaagaagacgaagaagaagaaaaggttCGTGTCACAGAAACAGTCAAAACAAAggattttcatattttacactttaaatgttCAGCGTCGATTTAttatcagtttttaaaatgtgagcTGCGCGTGTGTTAACTTCAAATATCGATTCTAAGATAAATATCTGA
Above is a genomic segment from Hippoglossus hippoglossus isolate fHipHip1 chromosome 23, fHipHip1.pri, whole genome shotgun sequence containing:
- the tmcc3 gene encoding transmembrane and coiled-coil domain protein 3 isoform X1; its protein translation is MLTDPRATSHLRNRESPEVVAGARGAAAGGKLSEKWGNTDTTSGANMAERSGCDVNILSIPVPMRRGGSESNLDVVDSLCDDGVGLDFTKGALGIDSLQQKTLKVTEQIKVEQAARDQNVAEYLKLVNNADKQQVSRIRQVFEKKNQKSAHNIARLQRKLEQYHRRMKDSETNGKHSHKDGSGKESGTHSKEGSLRDVSATGRHPALDKVKTIGPGVSLSPPFFFNKSREFANLIRNKFGSADNIAHLKSSMEAGSGLQVDSASRGLSGSANTVAKASKYQSDDECSTGTSASADSNGNPGGGSMAGSGGPGRSDSNGRLGEVLDMVREIRDAQGQLAEEMETMNTQFKRDYGYFTQVLQEERYRCERLEDQLNDLTELHQNETSNLKQELASIEEKVAYQAYERARDIQEVLESCQTRVSKLELQQQQQQQTVQLEHTDAKVLLGKCINIMLAIVTVILVCVSTAAKFTAPLLRSRLHLALTCVGVSVLALLWKNWEHLQGAMERVLLPH
- the tmcc3 gene encoding transmembrane and coiled-coil domain protein 3 isoform X2, translating into MRKNHSAVPLIYVTEAERSGCDVNILSIPVPMRRGGSESNLDVVDSLCDDGVGLDFTKGALGIDSLQQKTLKVTEQIKVEQAARDQNVAEYLKLVNNADKQQVSRIRQVFEKKNQKSAHNIARLQRKLEQYHRRMKDSETNGKHSHKDGSGKESGTHSKEGSLRDVSATGRHPALDKVKTIGPGVSLSPPFFFNKSREFANLIRNKFGSADNIAHLKSSMEAGSGLQVDSASRGLSGSANTVAKASKYQSDDECSTGTSASADSNGNPGGGSMAGSGGPGRSDSNGRLGEVLDMVREIRDAQGQLAEEMETMNTQFKRDYGYFTQVLQEERYRCERLEDQLNDLTELHQNETSNLKQELASIEEKVAYQAYERARDIQEVLESCQTRVSKLELQQQQQQQTVQLEHTDAKVLLGKCINIMLAIVTVILVCVSTAAKFTAPLLRSRLHLALTCVGVSVLALLWKNWEHLQGAMERVLLPH